A region of Siniperca chuatsi isolate FFG_IHB_CAS linkage group LG23, ASM2008510v1, whole genome shotgun sequence DNA encodes the following proteins:
- the LOC122871510 gene encoding amphoterin-induced protein 2-like, with the protein MHPSASQLLGKTDVGGSRHNPATAALLLSLCLGFPPSVATCPTYCLCASDIISCSGRNLSALPFDLPSYATRLDLSHNALTVLPVDWISRPFDRLASLVLSRNSISRIEVKAFTVTPHLLHLDLSSNRLTVLNTSIFTGLKELKELLLFGNQIIQINPGAFSDLQSLQRLYLSGNRLMAFPLGLYWEPGGPHNLSFLDLSYNRLSKLPVQSLLSLTQQGGIYLQGNPLVCDCALLALLEYWMWKQYRPLVDFRGEYPCREDSGPGSECSQQVVSDMSLEAQTYQIEPGKWLRLPCPGLASPAQEGLVVFWVTPRTVVNSSTNDPSAHLLVFPNGTLEIQGALMEDSGMYGCVAGRRRHYDPPESLEVNVVVGNLSTASASGLAHRSGAEHFNTAFTTLASCVVSIILVLLYLYLTPCRCRESRGGGSRGCGGRAIILCSDPREVESGQRRSNGKRVAFLEPQADDSDIGGPKTPAMNLCDVTTEGILKNGSRTVGQTLTDPAHMA; encoded by the coding sequence ATGCATCCCAGCGCTTCACAGCTTTTAGGCAAGACCGATGTTGGAGGCAGCCGCCACAACCCTGCCACAGCAGCCTTGCTGCTCTCCCTGTGTCTTGGCTTCCCTCCCTCTGTGGCCACTTGCCCAACATACTGCCTTTGTGCCAGTGATATAATTTCCTGCAGCGGCCGCAATCTGTCTGCGCTGCCCTTTGATCTCCCAAGCTATGCCACACGGTTGGACCTGAGCCACAATGCCCTCACTGTCCTGCCTGTGGACTGGATTTCCCGACCGTTCGACCGGCTTGCTTCACTCGTTCTCAGCCGAAACTCCATAAGCCGAATTGAGGTGAAAGCCTTCACTGTGACGCCGCATCTCCTCCACCTGGACCTCTCCTCCAACCGACTAACAGTTCTGAACACGTCCATCTTCACTGGGTTGAAGGAACTAaaagagctgctgttgtttggCAACCAGATCATCCAGATTAACCCAGGGGCCTTCAGCGATCTTCAGAGCCTGCAGAGGCTCTACCTCTCTGGGAACAGACTGATGGCTTTCCCCCTGGGGCTTTATTGGGAACCTGGAGGTCCTCATAATCTGTCCTTTCTTGATTTGTCATACAACAGGCTCTCCAAGTTGCCCGTTCAGAGCCTGCTGTCTCTCACCCAGCAAGGTGGAATTTATTTGCAGGGAAACCCTCTGGTCTGTGACTGTGCTTTACTCGCGTTGCTGGAGTACTGGATGTGGAAACAGTATCGCCCCCTGGTGGACTTCAGAGGTGAATACCCATGTAGAGAAGATTCAGGACCAGGGTCTGAGTGTAGCCAGCAGGTAGTGTCAGATATGTCCCTTGAGGCACAGACTTACCAAATAGAGCCTGGTAAATGGCTAAGACTGCCATGTCCAGGGTTGGCTTCTCCAGCCCAGGAGGGGCTGGTGGTGTTCTGGGTTACCCCCAGAACTGTGGTGAATTCATCAACCAATGATCCGAGTGCCCACCTACTAGTTTTCCCCAATGGCACCCTTGAAATCCAAGGAGCCCTGATGGAGGATTCTGGTATGTATGGGTGCGTGGCAGGCCGCAGGCGCCACTATGACCCCCCCGAGTCTTTGGAGGTCAATGTGGTGGTCGGAAACTTAAGCACTGCCTCCGCCAGTGGCTTGGCACACCGTAGCGGTGCCGAGCATTTCAACACAGCGTTTACCACCCTGGCTTCCTGTGTGGTCAGCATCATACTGGTGCTGCTCTACCTGTACCTCACTCCCTGTCGATGCCGGGAAAGCCGGGGCGGGGGGTCGAGAGGGTGCGGCGGGCGAGCCATCATCCTCTGTTCAGACCCCAGAGAGGTGGAGTCAGGACAGCGGCGGTCAAATGGAAAGAGGGTGGCTTTCTTAGAGCCTCAGGCAGACGACTCTGATATTGGTGGCCCAAAAACACCAGCAATGAACTTGTGTGATGTTACCACTGAGGGAATTCTCAAGAATGGAAGTAGGACAGTGGGACAGACCCTCACAGACCCCGCTCACATGGCATAG